A stretch of the Conger conger chromosome 3, fConCon1.1, whole genome shotgun sequence genome encodes the following:
- the fgf18a gene encoding fibroblast growth factor 18a: protein MRSILSTVAFLGFQALWVVCSPLQVFAVDGVNFSVHVENQTRVRDAMSRRQHRVYQLYSRTSGKHIQVMGRRISARGDDGDKYAQLVVEADTFGSQVRIRGKETNYYLCMNRRGKLVGKKASNRSADCVFVEKVLENHYTALMSARYEGWYVGFTKRGRPRRGPHTLPNQQDVHFMKRLPPGEQPLSQPFRFTTVSKRSKRVRAARPH, encoded by the exons ATGCGGTCCATTCTCTCAACAGTGGCTTTCCT AGGTTTCCAGGCATTGTGGGTTGTCTGCAGTCCATTACAG GTGTTTGCGGTAGACGGTGTGAACTTCAGTGTGCACGTGGAGAATCAGACGCGGGTTCGAGACGCGATGAGCCGGCGGCAGCACAGGGTGTACCAGCTGTACAGCAGGACCAGCGGGAAGCACATCCAGGTGATGGGCCGGAGGATCAGCGCACGCGGCGACGACGGCGACAAATATG CCCAGCTTGTAGTGGAGGCGGACACGTTTGGCAGCCAGGTGAGAATCCGTGGCAAAGAGACCAACTACTACCTGTGCATGAACCGGCGGGGGAAGCTGGTGGGAAAG AAGGCCAGCAATCGCAGCGCGGACTGCGTGTTCGTGGAGAAGGTTCTGGAGAACCACTACACGGCGCTGATGTCGGCGCGGTACGAGGGCTGGTACGTGGGCTTCACCAAGAGGGGGCGCCCTCGCCGAGgaccccacaccctgcccaaCCAGCAGGACGTCCACTTCATGAAGCGCCTCCCCCCGGGGGAGCAGCCCCTCAGCCAGCCCTTCCGATTCACCACCGTCAGCAAGAGGAGCAAGAGGGTGAGAGCAGCCCGACCCCACTGA